The following DNA comes from Solea senegalensis isolate Sse05_10M linkage group LG10, IFAPA_SoseM_1, whole genome shotgun sequence.
AATGGAGACAAACAGTAAACTGCCTGATGATAGCAATTTGTGCTACGAAGCTGTTTCCATGGTTTCACTTGCTGGTAAGAATTGGGATTTGACCAATGAGCCAATAATACCTGAAACCACTCTTCAAAAAacttgaactatccctttaactgaGGCCATAAGTTGCATGGATACAATTGGTAAACTGTCTGATGATAGCAATTTGTGCTACGAAGCTGTTTCCATGGTTTCATTCGCTCATGTCTCCCAGTCCGTCCTCTTCGATCTGTCGTCCAATCACCTCCAGCTGCACCGTCTTCTTCTGTCCTTTCTGCTCCACCActttctctgcttcctctgaTTGGGCGTACCAGGGGTGAGGGGCGGAGCCATCACAGGCCCGGCCTCCTCTGCGGAAACCTCCCCTGCCAGCTCTGACCAAACCCCACCCCTGCAGCTGGGTGTCGGACCTCCTCTCCTGGACGCCTCTGGTCTGGTCCAGCTCTTTGGCGCTGAGCGACGACATCCGTACGGGAACTGTGTTCCCGAACTTTGAGTAGTCCACACAGTAGCGACCGTCCTCCTCCGTTATGACGGACACGAATCTCCTCCCCCACAGGATCTCCTCGGGAATGTATGAGGTGCGAGCCTGCATGGTGATCCCTGTCGTCTCCACCACACctggaaaaagagaagaagagttgtCTCCACACACAGACCTTCTCAGAAAGTCCACATGAATCTGGGTGGACGTGGCTGCCAAGTAGCTCCTGACCTTCCAGGATGACGATGATCTCCAGGTCCTCGGATGCCAGTGACTGGGCGGAGAGCTCGTACAGGGGACTTCCTCTCTCCATGGTGTGGCTGATGATCAGAGGAGAAACCAGGAAGATGCCGTTGCTCCTCAGAGGGTTCTCCACCTGGATGTCCAGCTGACAAACTGGGATCACCTCACCCTCTGACGTCACCGTCCGCCGGATCACCTGGACACAAGACATCaccatttattcacaacaaacactgatgctCTTTTTGAATGTCTGCTCGTTCTAtctctttgtggttgtttttgcgTCATTGTTTTCTTCTGAATCTTTGTGGTTCTTCTGAATCTTTGTGGTTCTTCTGAATCTTTGTGGTTCTTCTGAATCTTTGTGGTTCTTTTGTGTATGTTTGGTTCTCTAGAATATTCTTGGTGCTTTTGTATCTTTGTGGTTCTTTGTATCTTAGCTATTGTTTTCGCTTCatcgttgttgttttgtctctttgtggttgttttgaatctttgtagttgttttgaGTCTCTGTGGTCATGTGATACCTGCAGTTGAATGGTGGCAGAGATGATCATACTTTTCCTCAGGTCCCCGACTCGGAACATGAACGTCGGTCGCCCGTTTCGAGGAGCGATGACGGCGTTTCTGGAGAAGATGAGCGTCTCCGCTCTGCGGTTGGCCTGAGCTGTCTTCATGAAGACGCAGCCGAGCATCACCGCATTGATGATGAGCCCCAGAATGTTCTGGATGATCAACACCGTGATGGCCAGAGGACACTCCTCTGTCACCATCCTGCCACCAAACCCGATGgtcacctgcagggggcagcagcacacagttgACAACACGTGAAACCACTGCCAGACGAGGCAGTGGCACGACAACCAGCTCTCACCTGGACTTCAATGGAGAAGAGGAAGGCAGAGGTGAAGGAGTGGATGGCGGTGACGCAGGGTTCGGGGCCCGGCTCGCCGTTGGGGTCGCGGGGCTCCAGGTCACCATGGGCGAAAGCCAGGAGCCACCAGATCATAGCGAAGAGCATCCAGGAGCAGATGAAGGCCGAGCTGAAGATGAGGAGGGAGTGCTGCCACTTCAGGTCCACCATGGTGGTGAAGACGTCCTGCAGGAACCGGCCctaaaacacagcaggaggacGAAGGTGAATACACCAGAGCAGAAGACAGCGAGGAGACAATGGGGAGACACTTTCACTTCTTCTGTCCTGCCACCAGGAAAAAGACATGTTTATGCTCTTTAATGTCTCCTTCAGTTTGGACCATGCACTCAGAGGTGAACTAAGCAGCTGCTTAccacacttttattattatttcagatCATACCTTACTAACCCTTATCCTACATATCACAATTTATCTTATAGTATTCAAGCTGAGCATATCATAATGTTTCTTATTGTGTCTTATCGTATTGTACCTTACCTTACCAAAATGTTTCTTATCTTATGTTGTTAAGTAATTTGCTGAGGCTGTTTCAAATGGAAAGTGAAGTTACtgactttgtaaagcactcactctcccacaccaaagcccagagagaaaagctgcgggaacacaggagctgctggtctactgctgccctcatgtggtcagtttttgtcactgaggtaaatctgaacaaaggatttcaaatgccaaagtcacaaaatagcacatgcaaacttactgatggaggcagcagtggatcatcttctcctctgtgctgtgatgtaacaATCACAGATTATCTCTGTggtgtttggtgtgggagagtgagtgctttacaaactcctgtgtttgtttcaaaCGGTGAGGTAAATATCCACTGACTAACGATTGAATCACAGAAAGTCTGGGCGTTTTACTAGTTATTAATCGTTTTACTAGTTATTAATCGACGAAACCAGTGTCAGGACTGAAGGCAGGTATGTGGTGAGGTGACGCTCGGTCTACCTGCTCCCTGATGTTCTTGTGAGCCACATTGCAGGATCCGGTCTTGGTGATGAAGCGGGCTCTCTGGGATCTGGTGCGGCTGCGGTTCGGCTGGTTCTGGTCCTCGGCCAGACGAGTCAGCAGGAAGCCGTCCGGCAGGAGGCCCTTCCTGGCCAACATGATGCTGATTCTGCAGCTGCggtacactgacacacacacacacacacacacacacacacacacacacacacacacacacacacacacacacacacacacacacacacacacacacacacaccatattttAATGAAACACACTGATATCATGTTATATAATATCACATAATTGATATAGCTTGTGGGTATGGGTGTGGCAAAAATGACCACACCCCTTAAAACTACTATTATTTTCTCTTATCGTATGACATGGAGTCTTCGTGTACCATACTACAATTTTAACTTacaatattattttgtt
Coding sequences within:
- the kcnj11l gene encoding potassium inwardly rectifying channel subfamily J member 11, like, which produces MLARKGLLPDGFLLTRLAEDQNQPNRSRTRSQRARFITKTGSCNVAHKNIREQGRFLQDVFTTMVDLKWQHSLLIFSSAFICSWMLFAMIWWLLAFAHGDLEPRDPNGEPGPEPCVTAIHSFTSAFLFSIEVQVTIGFGGRMVTEECPLAITVLIIQNILGLIINAVMLGCVFMKTAQANRRAETLIFSRNAVIAPRNGRPTFMFRVGDLRKSMIISATIQLQVIRRTVTSEGEVIPVCQLDIQVENPLRSNGIFLVSPLIISHTMERGSPLYELSAQSLASEDLEIIVILEGVVETTGITMQARTSYIPEEILWGRRFVSVITEEDGRYCVDYSKFGNTVPVRMSSLSAKELDQTRGVQERRSDTQLQGWGLVRAGRGGFRRGGRACDGSAPHPWYAQSEEAEKVVEQKGQKKTVQLEVIGRQIEEDGLGDMSE